In one Bacillus sp. PK3_68 genomic region, the following are encoded:
- a CDS encoding 3-hydroxybutyryl-CoA dehydrogenase, whose translation MKSTRGIIAIAGAGRMGRGIALTFAYQGYRVDLIDVKERGENEFQQLKLAAFTEMESQLHLLAAANVFPKESVSSLLDQISIGSIQDQMDILQGADVLFEAVPEILEVKEKVFARLCPLFPENMLIASTTSSFSVNHLAGFVAERGRFMNTHWLNPAYLIPLVEVSPGDETSEEALQAMFQLLEGVGKVPVMCAPSPGFIVPRIQALAMNEAARLAEEGVASIGDIDKASRIGFGLRFAVLGLLEFIDWGGADTLFHASHYLRNSLKQDRFAPPKIIENKMETGDIGMKAQRGFYSFDDQNVDEYQIETLRKFIDLLQHLGFIASPKEASLTVRGEGIKKH comes from the coding sequence ATGAAGTCAACTAGGGGAATCATTGCCATTGCCGGAGCTGGACGAATGGGAAGGGGGATTGCCTTAACTTTTGCTTATCAAGGGTATCGGGTGGATCTTATCGATGTTAAAGAAAGAGGAGAGAATGAATTCCAGCAATTAAAATTAGCGGCATTTACTGAAATGGAGAGCCAGCTTCACCTTCTAGCAGCAGCAAATGTGTTCCCAAAGGAATCTGTTTCTTCTTTATTAGATCAGATTTCGATTGGTTCTATACAAGATCAAATGGATATCTTGCAGGGGGCTGATGTGCTCTTTGAGGCAGTGCCTGAAATATTGGAGGTGAAAGAAAAAGTCTTTGCTCGTTTATGCCCTCTCTTTCCAGAGAATATGCTTATCGCTTCAACAACCTCTTCTTTTTCGGTAAATCATTTAGCGGGGTTTGTTGCTGAGAGAGGCCGATTTATGAATACACATTGGCTCAATCCCGCCTACTTAATTCCGCTGGTTGAAGTAAGTCCAGGCGATGAAACGAGTGAAGAAGCGTTGCAAGCGATGTTCCAGCTTCTTGAAGGCGTGGGAAAAGTGCCTGTTATGTGTGCTCCTTCTCCAGGCTTTATTGTTCCAAGAATTCAAGCGTTGGCCATGAATGAAGCTGCCCGTCTTGCAGAGGAGGGCGTCGCTTCCATTGGAGACATTGATAAAGCTTCCCGGATTGGCTTCGGCTTGAGATTTGCCGTGCTTGGGCTATTAGAATTCATTGATTGGGGCGGTGCTGATACCCTTTTCCATGCGAGTCATTATTTAAGAAATTCATTGAAGCAAGACAGATTTGCGCCACCGAAAATAATTGAGAACAAAATGGAAACAGGAGATATTGGGATGAAAGCACAGCGAGGATTTTATTCATTTGATGATCAGAATGTCGATGAATATCAAATAGAGACTTTGCGAAAATTTATTGATTTGCTGCAGCATCTAGGATTCATTGCTTCCCCTAAAGAAGCTTCTCTTACGGTTAGGGGGGAGGGAATAAAAAAACACTAA
- a CDS encoding MFS transporter, which yields MKSETNKKMGRRAAVAATFGSVIEWYDFFLYATASALIFPKVFFPDADPYLATLQSFGAFAIGFFARPVGAAIFGHFGDRVGRKNALVLTMFLMGFSSLAMGLLPTYHSIGMWAPTLLVLLRLIQGIGVGGEWGGAVLLSMEWGQKKRQALMASWPQMGVSAGLLLSSLVISLIMYISGDGFYTWGWRIPFLFSVVLLVMGLIIRAKIPETPSFRNVQEKQKVSRMPVVDVIKQHPKEIILAALVRLSENGPFYVYTVLMINYGIETFAVDKQFLVNANTAASCVMVFCIPLFGYLADRFGIKKMYLIGVAVTFLWAFPYIGLINTGVPMVIFLATALSMIPHSMQVGPQGALVAQSFPARLRYSGLSLGSQFGSIIAGGVAPLICTFLLHEFGTAYAVSGYIVFAAIVTFIASLLLKSYAGAEEAQEEHEREISSAASLH from the coding sequence ATGAAAAGCGAGACGAATAAGAAAATGGGAAGACGTGCTGCTGTTGCTGCGACATTCGGGTCCGTTATTGAATGGTATGACTTTTTCTTATATGCTACGGCTTCGGCATTGATTTTTCCAAAGGTGTTTTTCCCTGATGCCGATCCTTATCTAGCAACCTTGCAGTCTTTTGGAGCATTTGCGATCGGCTTTTTTGCTCGTCCGGTTGGTGCCGCAATTTTTGGTCATTTCGGCGATCGGGTCGGACGTAAAAATGCACTCGTGCTGACGATGTTTTTAATGGGGTTCAGCAGTTTGGCTATGGGACTTTTGCCTACTTATCACAGCATCGGCATGTGGGCACCTACCTTGCTCGTTCTGTTACGTTTAATTCAAGGAATCGGAGTAGGAGGAGAATGGGGAGGAGCAGTTTTGCTTTCGATGGAATGGGGACAAAAGAAGAGGCAGGCTTTAATGGCCAGTTGGCCGCAAATGGGAGTGTCCGCGGGCCTTTTATTATCTTCTCTCGTTATTTCATTGATCATGTATATATCGGGTGACGGTTTTTATACGTGGGGGTGGCGCATACCTTTTCTCTTTAGCGTCGTTCTGCTTGTCATGGGGTTGATTATTAGAGCAAAAATACCCGAAACTCCTTCTTTCCGAAATGTACAAGAAAAACAAAAAGTATCTCGTATGCCTGTAGTAGATGTAATCAAACAACATCCAAAGGAGATCATTTTAGCTGCTTTAGTCCGGCTGTCTGAAAACGGCCCTTTTTATGTCTATACTGTATTGATGATCAATTATGGAATCGAAACATTTGCGGTCGATAAGCAGTTTTTAGTGAACGCTAACACAGCAGCAAGCTGTGTAATGGTTTTTTGTATTCCTTTATTCGGTTACCTGGCTGATCGGTTTGGGATTAAGAAGATGTATTTAATCGGCGTAGCGGTTACTTTCCTTTGGGCATTCCCGTATATTGGACTGATTAATACAGGTGTTCCTATGGTCATTTTCTTAGCTACTGCTTTATCCATGATTCCTCATAGTATGCAAGTTGGGCCTCAAGGAGCGTTAGTTGCCCAAAGCTTTCCTGCTAGATTACGCTATAGCGGATTGTCACTAGGCTCCCAATTTGGATCAATTATCGCCGGAGGGGTAGCACCGCTTATTTGTACATTCCTTTTACATGAATTCGGCACTGCTTATGCTGTTAGCGGTTATATTGTTTTCGCTGCCATCGTTACGTTCATCGCCTCACTTCTACTTAAAAGCTATGCTGGAGCGGAGGAAGCACAGGAAGAACATGAGAGGGAAATTTCGTCTGCTGCATCTTTACACTAA
- a CDS encoding ferredoxin, which produces MAKYTIVDQETCIACGACGAAAPEIFDYDDEGISYVILDQNEGTMDVPEELIDDLEEAYEGCPTESIKVADVPFHGNPLKYEEAI; this is translated from the coding sequence ATGGCGAAGTATACCATCGTCGATCAAGAGACGTGTATCGCCTGTGGGGCCTGTGGAGCGGCCGCCCCTGAAATTTTTGATTATGACGATGAAGGAATTTCCTATGTAATTCTTGATCAAAATGAAGGAACGATGGACGTGCCTGAAGAATTGATCGATGATCTGGAAGAAGCATACGAAGGATGTCCAACAGAGTCAATAAAAGTAGCAGATGTCCCTTTTCACGGAAATCCACTGAAGTATGAAGAAGCAATCTGA
- a CDS encoding dioxygenase, whose protein sequence is MIESVAKNKRVVEIYESFVKHMKNFLDEQQINHEEYTNFVNWANRLGTSGEIPLFLDVFVETHVLESKYKTLPGTEPSLLGPYFVEGTQLLTEQPFVVPQRPDEKGEKLVFRGNVSSVNGQPLPNTRVEWWQDDADGFYSNFDSDAPDFNLRGHFYTDENGHFEVHSIVPVPYQIPTNGPTGEFVRAAGYHAYRPAHLHLKFEKEGHEALITQVFFEGDEWLETDVAKGVRSSLLTKLIDKGEYKEASLDFVMRTE, encoded by the coding sequence ATGATCGAGTCTGTTGCTAAGAATAAGCGTGTTGTGGAAATCTATGAAAGCTTTGTTAAGCATATGAAGAACTTTCTGGATGAACAGCAAATCAATCATGAAGAATATACAAACTTCGTAAATTGGGCAAATCGTCTAGGTACAAGCGGTGAAATTCCTTTGTTTCTAGATGTGTTCGTTGAAACACATGTACTTGAATCAAAATATAAAACTCTTCCAGGAACAGAGCCTTCTCTTCTTGGTCCATATTTTGTAGAAGGAACGCAGTTGTTAACGGAACAGCCTTTTGTTGTCCCGCAAAGACCAGATGAAAAAGGGGAAAAACTAGTATTTCGTGGAAATGTCAGCTCTGTGAATGGCCAGCCGCTGCCTAATACAAGAGTAGAATGGTGGCAGGATGATGCGGACGGATTCTATTCTAATTTTGACTCCGATGCGCCTGATTTTAATTTACGAGGTCATTTCTATACAGATGAAAATGGTCATTTTGAAGTGCATTCGATCGTACCGGTTCCTTATCAAATCCCAACAAACGGTCCAACAGGAGAATTTGTAAGGGCTGCCGGCTATCACGCTTATCGGCCAGCCCACCTGCATTTAAAATTCGAGAAAGAAGGTCATGAAGCTCTGATTACGCAAGTATTCTTTGAAGGGGATGAGTGGCTCGAAACAGATGTAGCTAAAGGGGTTCGTTCTTCTTTGCTTACTAAGCTGATAGATAAAGGAGAATATAAAGAAGCTTCGTTAGATTTTGTTATGCGAACTGAATAA
- a CDS encoding MFS transporter, whose translation MDKRFFISITRQLFLFLAYYALLVTLPSAAIQHYNVSGATAGLFTTVLLGAAIVVRPFTSRWIEQHGKQAIFLISLLIFVCSSIAYSFFSSIIPLLFIRFIHGLGFGIATTVTIAIVADIVPDSRKGEGIGYFIMSSNLAMVIGPFIGLRILDGFSIHSLFFVSAFFSLSAFLLGCTVRLPKEQQVTPLPGSKKFFAFEKTTIPIAITGAFFSFAYSSVLSFMPVFADERGLAREAGYFFAVYATVLMISRPFTGRWFDAHGKNVIVFPSILLFASGMFCLGMAKEAILFFVAAGLIGMGWGTLFPSFQTIAVQEVEPHRRSVATATFLSIFDIGIGGGSFAAGIFTEKLDIGILYAGSSIYILLGLLVYYWAQKKRAVEIKQASQRQEA comes from the coding sequence GTGGACAAAAGATTTTTTATTTCTATCACTCGCCAACTTTTTTTATTTTTAGCTTATTATGCTTTGCTCGTTACGCTCCCCTCAGCCGCCATCCAACACTATAATGTATCAGGGGCAACAGCCGGACTGTTTACAACGGTTTTACTGGGAGCCGCTATCGTCGTAAGGCCGTTTACCAGCCGCTGGATTGAACAACATGGAAAGCAGGCTATCTTCCTTATTTCATTGTTGATTTTCGTTTGTTCTTCGATTGCTTATAGTTTTTTTTCTTCCATTATACCTTTGCTCTTTATTCGATTTATCCATGGACTTGGATTTGGGATTGCCACTACGGTCACCATTGCTATTGTCGCTGATATTGTACCTGATTCTCGGAAGGGGGAAGGGATCGGTTATTTTATTATGTCATCCAATTTAGCGATGGTGATAGGGCCTTTCATCGGTTTAAGGATATTGGATGGGTTTAGTATTCATAGTTTGTTTTTTGTGTCGGCATTTTTTTCTTTGTCTGCCTTTCTTTTAGGCTGTACAGTACGACTGCCTAAAGAACAGCAAGTTACACCATTGCCAGGCTCAAAAAAATTTTTTGCCTTCGAAAAAACGACGATTCCGATTGCCATTACAGGAGCCTTTTTTTCTTTCGCTTATTCTTCCGTTCTATCTTTCATGCCGGTATTCGCTGATGAGCGGGGACTAGCGAGAGAAGCGGGTTATTTTTTTGCTGTGTATGCCACTGTTTTAATGATAAGCAGACCTTTTACGGGCAGATGGTTTGATGCGCATGGAAAAAATGTTATTGTTTTTCCATCGATTCTCTTATTCGCATCAGGAATGTTTTGTCTCGGAATGGCAAAAGAAGCTATTTTATTTTTTGTTGCAGCAGGACTTATTGGTATGGGCTGGGGTACGCTTTTTCCAAGCTTCCAGACCATTGCTGTTCAAGAGGTTGAACCACATCGGCGATCCGTAGCAACCGCTACTTTCCTATCTATTTTTGATATTGGTATTGGCGGCGGTTCATTCGCTGCTGGGATATTTACAGAAAAGCTTGATATTGGTATTTTATATGCAGGCAGTTCTATCTACATTTTGCTCGGACTTTTGGTTTATTATTGGGCTCAAAAGAAAAGGGCAGTAGAAATCAAACAGGCAAGTCAAAGACAGGAGGCTTAA
- a CDS encoding XylR N-terminal domain-containing protein, whose translation MKSYQLLFENLIDVNPRTGEIKFSDRRMALVPVEALGILRRDLVNTLGMERAKGFLMRYGWAWGYRDGETIEKMFDWDSKQELILAGPYLHTLEGIATVEQDVIELTEEVLYFTGFWKNSFEAVEHIDHYGCSEDPVCWTLIGYASGYLTKTFGKEVLVIEEECRGKEDAHCRFVAKTVDEKDERHQQDLRYYKAESLLSELDHAYKEVQQLNENITRSEQIQKQLTDMLLEDKSITDTIRFLANTLQKSIVIDYYFEKLECAFVCLADEKTYQNWRENKGVYKEGQKQIDAFSIRAHNENLGSLVVIGDKELCQKERMITERALTVFSIQMFHQRKLTQALWSKKEDFFQEILNNNYDEHTLQRYTHIFNFNPKNSSRILTLKVDTDLKRKEILHYICLLYPDTDVFLKDQYITFILSEEDYSEIERFSIKLQSAIQKEFKPIRIYIGAGRKVNHLKDLPRSYEDACHICDFIEAAYPTDSRISCFEELEPVIMFFKGSNQQELIEFCKRTIGDIIEYDELNQGNLVITLKSYLEHNGNLQQTADDLHLSIAGLRYRIDKIESLCRSDLKTGIGRFNCQLAVQVYFALRIIEGDSPFAALKI comes from the coding sequence ATGAAGTCGTATCAGCTGCTATTTGAGAACTTAATTGATGTAAATCCCCGTACTGGAGAAATTAAATTTAGCGACAGAAGAATGGCTCTCGTGCCTGTAGAAGCATTAGGAATTCTGCGCAGAGATTTAGTTAATACGTTAGGCATGGAGCGGGCAAAGGGATTTTTAATGAGGTACGGGTGGGCATGGGGATATCGAGACGGAGAAACCATTGAAAAAATGTTTGATTGGGACTCAAAGCAAGAGCTTATACTGGCAGGACCTTATTTGCACACCTTAGAAGGGATCGCCACCGTCGAGCAGGATGTAATTGAACTAACAGAGGAAGTTCTTTATTTTACGGGATTCTGGAAAAATTCTTTTGAAGCTGTGGAGCATATTGATCACTATGGCTGCAGCGAGGACCCAGTCTGCTGGACATTGATTGGTTATGCAAGCGGTTATTTAACTAAAACGTTTGGCAAGGAAGTATTAGTTATTGAGGAAGAGTGCCGGGGGAAAGAGGACGCACATTGCCGCTTTGTTGCAAAAACCGTTGATGAAAAGGATGAGCGCCATCAACAGGACTTGCGCTATTATAAGGCGGAATCGCTGTTGTCTGAACTAGATCATGCTTACAAAGAAGTGCAGCAGTTAAACGAAAATATCACCCGATCAGAACAAATTCAAAAGCAATTAACAGATATGCTGCTCGAAGATAAGAGTATAACAGATACGATTCGATTTCTTGCCAATACTTTGCAAAAAAGCATAGTGATTGATTATTACTTTGAGAAGCTAGAGTGTGCATTTGTCTGCTTAGCTGATGAAAAGACCTATCAAAACTGGCGAGAGAATAAAGGCGTTTATAAGGAAGGACAAAAGCAGATTGATGCGTTTTCCATTCGGGCTCACAATGAAAATCTCGGAAGTCTGGTCGTTATTGGCGACAAAGAGCTATGTCAAAAAGAACGAATGATTACTGAACGGGCGCTTACCGTTTTCTCGATACAAATGTTTCATCAGCGCAAGTTGACACAAGCGCTTTGGAGCAAAAAGGAAGATTTTTTTCAAGAAATATTAAATAATAATTACGACGAACATACTCTTCAAAGGTACACACATATTTTCAATTTTAACCCCAAAAATTCAAGCCGCATTCTTACACTGAAAGTCGATACCGATTTAAAACGAAAAGAAATTCTTCATTATATTTGTTTGTTGTATCCAGACACGGATGTGTTTTTAAAGGATCAATATATCACTTTTATATTGTCAGAAGAAGACTACTCGGAAATCGAAAGGTTTTCAATCAAGCTGCAATCCGCTATTCAAAAAGAATTCAAGCCTATAAGGATATACATAGGGGCCGGGCGTAAGGTAAATCATCTAAAAGACTTACCAAGAAGCTATGAAGATGCCTGCCATATTTGTGATTTTATCGAGGCCGCCTATCCGACTGATAGCAGAATCTCCTGCTTTGAAGAATTAGAGCCGGTTATTATGTTTTTTAAAGGCAGTAATCAACAAGAGCTGATCGAATTTTGCAAGAGGACGATCGGAGATATCATTGAGTACGATGAATTAAATCAGGGGAATTTAGTGATTACATTAAAATCTTATTTAGAGCATAATGGCAATCTCCAGCAAACAGCAGATGACTTACATTTATCAATTGCAGGATTGCGTTATCGGATAGACAAGATCGAATCGCTTTGCCGATCTGACTTAAAGACTGGCATTGGTCGTTTTAATTGTCAATTGGCTGTCCAAGTGTATTTTGCCTTGAGAATCATTGAGGGAGATTCCCCTTTTGCTGCGTTAAAAATATAA
- a CDS encoding 4-hydroxyphenylacetate 3-hydroxylase N-terminal domain-containing protein, whose translation MNAQQTATTNRPLTGKEYLESLKDGREIWIYGEKVEDVTTHPAFRNSARSIARLYDALHNEKTKNVLTAETDTGNGGYTQKFFQFDKTAEDLLASRNAIAEWAKLSYGQMGRSPDYKASFLATLGADPDYYAPYADNARRWYKEAQEKNLFFNHAIINPPVDRNKPLEAVQDIFIKAVGETEEGVVVSGAKMVATGSALTNYNFVAHYGAAPIKDENMALCFVASMDTPGVKLVCRTSYEMNAAVMGSPFDYPLSSRFDENDAVLVFENALIPWENILIYKDVEKINNFFAESGFLHRFTFHGLTRLAVKLDFIAGLLIKAVKVNGTDQFRGVQANVGEVIAWKNMFWALSDAMAMNPNEGKNGTVLPNLNYGLAYRVFMSEGWPKIKEIIENVVAGSLIVQPSSVRDFKNPELRSIIDKLYRGSNDVDALNKIKLIKLLWDVVGTEYGGRHELYERNYSGNHENIRLENLVVATSSGEAERMEKFVEACMNDYDLDGWKNDTWINPDDVSYFSK comes from the coding sequence ATGAATGCACAACAAACGGCAACTACCAACCGGCCTTTAACAGGAAAAGAATATTTGGAAAGTCTAAAAGATGGGCGTGAAATATGGATTTATGGCGAGAAAGTAGAAGATGTCACCACTCACCCCGCTTTTCGTAACTCGGCCCGTTCAATCGCCCGGCTTTATGATGCCTTGCATAATGAAAAAACAAAAAATGTTTTAACGGCCGAAACGGATACCGGCAACGGTGGATACACTCAAAAATTTTTCCAATTTGATAAAACAGCAGAGGATCTCTTAGCTTCCCGCAATGCCATTGCTGAATGGGCAAAGCTCTCTTATGGACAAATGGGAAGGTCTCCGGATTACAAAGCGTCTTTTTTGGCAACGCTTGGTGCTGATCCTGATTATTATGCTCCTTATGCAGATAACGCAAGAAGGTGGTACAAGGAAGCACAGGAAAAGAACTTATTTTTCAACCATGCGATTATTAATCCACCAGTGGACCGTAACAAACCATTAGAAGCGGTGCAAGATATTTTTATTAAAGCAGTGGGAGAAACAGAGGAAGGGGTCGTCGTTAGCGGTGCCAAGATGGTCGCCACCGGCTCCGCTCTAACCAACTATAACTTTGTGGCTCATTACGGGGCAGCTCCTATTAAGGATGAGAACATGGCCCTTTGCTTTGTAGCTTCGATGGATACGCCAGGTGTCAAACTAGTGTGCCGGACTTCGTACGAAATGAACGCGGCTGTTATGGGCAGCCCATTTGATTATCCGTTGAGCAGCCGCTTTGATGAAAATGATGCCGTGCTGGTGTTTGAGAATGCCTTAATCCCTTGGGAGAATATTTTAATTTATAAAGATGTGGAGAAGATTAATAACTTCTTTGCAGAGAGCGGATTCTTACATCGTTTTACTTTCCATGGCCTTACAAGACTAGCAGTAAAGCTAGACTTTATCGCCGGCTTATTGATCAAAGCGGTTAAGGTGAATGGAACCGACCAATTCCGCGGTGTGCAGGCGAATGTCGGAGAGGTTATTGCTTGGAAAAATATGTTCTGGGCTTTAAGTGACGCCATGGCGATGAATCCAAATGAAGGAAAGAATGGCACGGTGCTGCCAAACTTAAATTATGGGCTCGCCTATCGGGTCTTTATGTCAGAAGGCTGGCCGAAAATTAAAGAGATTATTGAAAACGTCGTGGCAGGCAGCTTAATCGTTCAACCTTCCAGCGTACGCGACTTTAAAAATCCTGAGCTTCGTTCTATCATCGATAAGCTGTACAGAGGCTCCAATGATGTAGATGCCTTAAATAAGATCAAGCTCATTAAATTGCTTTGGGACGTAGTAGGAACAGAATACGGCGGCAGACACGAATTGTATGAAAGAAATTATTCTGGAAATCACGAAAATATCCGCCTTGAAAACCTCGTTGTCGCTACTAGCAGCGGAGAGGCAGAGAGGATGGAGAAATTCGTTGAAGCGTGTATGAATGATTACGACTTAGACGGCTGGAAAAATGACACATGGATAAACCCCGACGATGTCAGCTATTTTTCAAAGTGA
- a CDS encoding FAD synthetase — protein MEVIKNHNLKLKQSVVTIGAFDGIHIGHQSLIKKTVNRARQLNVPAVVYTFDPPPRPYFQNQMILTTVEEKVGFLKKLGIDYAIIARFDEDYVARSAEDFLKELEALSPQEVWIGPNFQFGKGKQGTTKELAARFHTFIHPLVKCANGQPVSSTRIRNLLDEQEEKLANELLGRDLFAGA, from the coding sequence ATGGAAGTAATCAAAAACCATAATTTAAAGCTGAAGCAATCTGTCGTGACGATCGGCGCTTTTGACGGCATTCATATTGGACACCAGTCGCTTATCAAGAAGACGGTCAATCGGGCACGCCAGTTAAATGTTCCTGCGGTAGTCTATACGTTTGATCCTCCTCCTAGACCCTATTTTCAAAATCAAATGATTTTAACGACTGTGGAGGAAAAAGTCGGATTTTTAAAAAAGCTTGGTATCGATTATGCCATTATTGCAAGATTTGATGAAGATTACGTAGCAAGAAGTGCTGAAGACTTTCTAAAAGAATTGGAAGCCTTGTCTCCACAAGAGGTATGGATAGGGCCAAATTTTCAATTTGGAAAAGGCAAACAAGGAACAACGAAAGAATTGGCTGCCCGTTTTCATACATTTATTCATCCGCTGGTTAAGTGTGCAAACGGACAACCGGTTTCTTCTACACGAATAAGAAACTTACTTGATGAGCAGGAAGAAAAACTGGCAAATGAGCTTCTCGGAAGAGATTTGTTTGCCGGCGCTTAA
- a CDS encoding dioxygenase, giving the protein MIESVAQSKRVVEIYESFVKHMKNFLDEQQINHEEYTNFVKWANRLGTSGEIPLFLDVFVETYVLEAKYKGLPGTEPSLLGPYFVEGTPLLKEKPFAVPQRPDEKGDKLVFRGSVRSVNGTILSNTRVEWWQDDADGYYSNFDSDAPHYNLRGHFYTDDNGQFEVHSIVPVPYQIPTNGPTGEFVRAAGYHSYRPAHIHMKFEKEGHETLITQVFFEGDEWLDTDVANGVRSSLLTKLVDKGDHKEASLDFVMRTE; this is encoded by the coding sequence ATGATAGAATCTGTTGCCCAAAGTAAACGAGTGGTGGAAATCTATGAGAGCTTCGTTAAGCATATGAAGAATTTTTTGGATGAGCAGCAAATCAATCATGAAGAATATACAAACTTTGTGAAGTGGGCAAACCGTTTAGGCACGAGCGGGGAAATTCCTCTGTTTTTAGATGTATTCGTAGAAACATACGTATTAGAAGCAAAATATAAGGGCCTTCCTGGAACAGAGCCGTCGCTTCTTGGTCCTTATTTTGTAGAAGGAACTCCATTACTGAAAGAGAAACCTTTCGCCGTCCCGCAAAGACCGGATGAAAAAGGGGATAAGCTTGTATTCCGTGGCAGTGTCCGCTCCGTAAATGGAACGATTTTATCTAATACGAGAGTAGAATGGTGGCAGGATGATGCGGACGGCTATTATTCTAACTTTGATTCTGATGCTCCCCACTACAATTTAAGAGGACATTTCTATACAGATGATAATGGCCAGTTTGAAGTACACTCCATCGTACCGGTTCCTTATCAAATTCCAACGAACGGGCCAACCGGAGAATTTGTAAGAGCGGCTGGTTATCATTCCTACCGTCCAGCTCATATTCACATGAAATTTGAAAAAGAGGGCCATGAAACATTGATTACGCAAGTATTCTTTGAGGGTGATGAGTGGCTCGATACAGATGTGGCCAACGGCGTCCGTTCTTCTTTATTAACGAAGCTTGTAGACAAAGGTGATCATAAAGAAGCTTCACTGGACTTCGTTATGCGGACGGAATGA
- a CDS encoding alpha/beta hydrolase: MKMYMKEINNRRFQLADYPGKKGTIIAIHGLTGTHKNMHYYAESLKGDYRFIALDLRGRGNSSEMDEEPSIFKHAEDIIDLIKELKIENPILIGHSMGAFISTIVASKLNSVKGIILLDGAALMSDHQRDIVKPSLGRLSKQYESAERYVQETKGIYERLGVEWSPVLEEAVRYEIREAEGHWGHKSCEAKILTDFESFYSYSPKEVCEAIQCPVLLVYAKGEIGPFPPLFYEADYDETKKYTKNMKTVISDSNHYTMVFENREEINQIVKEFLQNIHEISCNI; this comes from the coding sequence ATGAAGATGTATATGAAAGAGATTAATAACCGCAGGTTCCAATTGGCTGACTACCCTGGAAAAAAAGGGACGATCATTGCGATTCACGGCTTAACAGGCACGCACAAAAATATGCATTATTACGCTGAGTCGTTAAAAGGAGATTACCGGTTTATTGCACTTGATTTAAGAGGGAGAGGCAATAGTTCAGAGATGGATGAGGAGCCTTCGATCTTCAAGCATGCAGAAGATATTATAGATTTAATAAAGGAGCTTAAAATTGAAAATCCCATTTTAATCGGCCATTCGATGGGTGCTTTTATCTCGACTATTGTGGCCAGCAAATTAAATTCTGTGAAAGGGATTATTTTGTTAGATGGCGCCGCTTTAATGTCTGATCATCAGCGCGATATTGTGAAGCCGTCACTTGGAAGGTTAAGTAAGCAGTATGAGTCAGCGGAAAGGTATGTGCAAGAAACAAAAGGAATTTATGAGCGTTTAGGTGTAGAGTGGTCCCCGGTATTAGAAGAGGCGGTCCGGTACGAAATTCGGGAAGCGGAGGGCCATTGGGGACATAAATCGTGCGAAGCAAAAATTTTAACTGACTTTGAAAGTTTTTATTCCTATTCTCCTAAAGAGGTATGTGAAGCGATTCAATGCCCAGTTTTATTGGTATATGCCAAAGGGGAAATCGGACCATTTCCTCCTCTGTTTTACGAGGCAGATTACGATGAAACAAAAAAATATACAAAGAATATGAAGACAGTGATTTCAGACAGCAATCATTACACGATGGTATTTGAAAACAGAGAAGAAATCAATCAGATAGTAAAAGAATTTTTGCAGAATATTCATGAAATTAGTTGTAATATTTAG